A window of Antricoccus suffuscus genomic DNA:
GATGGCGCTGACACTGTATTACTGCGGGTGACCGAGGCGATCGATAGCTACCGACGGCCACCGTCAGTCCAGCAGCAAATCGCTCAGGGCAACGAAACGCTGTCCTACCTGGACTTCCTGAGTTGGAAGGGCGCGATCCGCAACCAGACACCGCGTCGCCCGGATCCGGATCGGGCAGTCGCGCCGGCGACGTACCGGGACTCGTCGTGGAAATACGGATTCTCCGGCAGCAAGTGCACCGAGTGCGGCACCCGGCACATGCCACCGCAGCGGGTCTGCCTCAAGTGCGGTGCCAATGACCACATGGTGCACGACAAGCTGTCGGATGTCGGCGCCAAGATCGCGACGTACACGATCGACCACCTTGCCTTCTCGCTGGCGCCGCCAGTGGTCGGCGTCGTGCTCGACTTCGACGGCGGTGGCCGGTTCTCCTGCGAGATGACCGACTGCGACCCGGAGAAGGTCGCCATAGGACAACGCGCCGAGATGACCTTCAGGAAGATCTCGACGGCAAGCGGAATTCACAACTATTTCTGGAAAGCTCGCCCAGCGGGCGAAGGGACGACATCATGAGCTCACATGGAATCAAGGACCGCGTCGCCATCATCGGGATGGGCTGCACCAAGTTCGGCGAACGGTGGGACGCCTCTACCTCAGACATGGTCGTCGACGCGACTAACGACGCGTTCGCGTCCGCAGGCATCAGCAAGGACGCGATCGACGCCTATTGGCTCGGCACTCTGGCCTCCGGTTTCTCGGGGATGACACTGTCCTCCGCGCTCAAGCTCGACTACAAACCGGTCACGCGGGTGGAGAACTTCTGCGCCAGCGGCTCGGAGTCGTTCCGCAACGCCTGCTACGCGGTGGCATCCGGCGCGTACGACGTGGTGATGGCCGTCGGCGTGGAGAAGCTTAAGGACTCCGGCTACTCGGGCCTGGCATACGGCGGCCCGCCGACCAACGGTACGGCGACCACCCTCACCGCACCCGCGCGCTTCTCGATGCTCGGCCCGGCGTACGCCAACAAGTACGACGTCAAGCGTGAGGACTTCAAGCAGGCGATGACCCACGTGGCCTGGAAGAACCACTTCAACGGCGCCCGCAACGAACGCGCGCAGTTCCAGGCCGAAGTGCCCGAATCGAAGATCGCAGCTGCGCCTCCGATCGCCGGCGACCTGGGCGTATTCGACTGCTCCGGTGTCAGCGATGGCGCCGCCGCGGCGATTATCGTGCGTGCCGAAGATGCGCACAACTACACCGACAATCCGTTGTATGTGAAGGCGCTGTCGTTCGCGGCTGGGCCGGGCACTGGCACCTACGATCAGTCCTACGACTACACGACGTTCGAAGAAGTCGTCCGGTCGGCGAAGGACGCCTATCAGCAGGCGGGCGTAACCTCGCCGAGCGATGACCTGATGATGGCCGAGGTGCACGACTGCTTCACGCCGACCGAGTTGGTGCTGATGGAAGATCTCGGGTTCTCCACCCGTGGCGCGACGGTCAAGGACACGATGAACGACCGGTTCACGCTCACCGGCGACCTCCCGGTCAACCCGGACGGCGGGTTGAAGAGCTTCGGGCATCCGATCGGTGCTTCCGGCCTGCGGATGCTGTTCGAGTGCTGGCTGCAACTGCGCGGCGAGGCTCCCGAGAACCGTCAGATCAAGGAAAAGGGACTGCGCTACGGGCTTACCCACAACCTCGGCGGCGGCCCGGGCGAGTGCGTCTCGTTCGTGTCGGTCGTCGGCGCCGAGAAGGGCTGATCTTCGCCGCCTTTGATTTGCGCCGTACTTCGCGCTCCTCGTCACACCGATATCCCCCTTGTCATGCCTAAAGCGGCGTGACAAGGGGGATAATGCTGTGACAGGGGACCGTACCTGAGCGCCGCCTTTTTGCCCCAAACGCTTACGTACGCCGCGCGCCGCCGCCGAATACGCACGCCAATGCGGCGACCAGCGCTGCCACGCAGAATCCGTACATCGCGATCGACATTCCCCGCGCGAGGTCGGCGGCGCCCGCCGCGTAGCCGACGGCGAGGGTCGCGGCGGTGACGCCGAACGCCGTACCTAGGCCGCGGGTCATGTTGAGGATCCCGGACGCGGCACCGGACTGCCGACGCGGCGCGGACGCCATGATCGAGGCGTTGTTGGCAGGGGTGAAGACGCCGGACCCGATGCCGAGCACGACGAGCCCAACGATGAGCCCCCACAGCGAGGATCCGAGCGCGCCGATCAACGCTAGTCCGATAGCGGCGATCAGCATGCCGATCGAGGTGACGAGCCGCGGTCCATTGCGGTCGCCGAGGTAGCCGGCGATCGGCGCGACGAGGGCGAGCGTGACCGGCAGGATGGTGAGGACGAGCCCGGTGGTCGCGGCCGATTGCAGGTGCGCCGAGGCCATCGGTACGGCGAAAAGGACACCGAACAGTACGGCGTAGGACAGCAGCCCGCTGACGATCCCGGTGCTGAACGTGCGTGAGGCGAATAGTCGCAGGTCGATCAGGGGATGCGGCGTACGCCGCGAACGGACGAGGAAGACGGCGCCGATTGTGAGGGCCAGAGCGCCACCGGCGATGGGCCATAGAGCCGCGATCCCCGGATGACCGACAAACGACAACGCGAGTACGAGTAGGACGATTGACGGGACGAAAAGTGCCAACCCGAGTCGGTCGAACCGGGTACGTTCGGCCAGAGACTGGCTCTGCGGCAGAAGGAACCAACCAGCCGTGATGCCGATTATCCCGAATGGGATGTTGACGGCGAAGATCAGGCGCCAGTCGCCGAGAGAGACCAGCAGTCCGCCGACTGTCGGACCGAGCGCGAGTCCGATGGCCTGGGCCGCTCCTTGTACGCCGATCGCCTTGCTTAGCGAGTCACGCGGCACCGCGGTCGCAATAAGGGCGACGCTGTTGGCTTGGAGCATTGCCGCGCCGACCGCCTGCAACACGCGAAAAATAATCAGTGTGGTGAGGTTCGGCGCGAGTGCGCAAAGAAGTGACGCGACGGTGAAGACGCCGAATCCGTAGACATAGACGCTCTTACGTCCTAGCCAGTCAGAGACCCGCCCGACGGGGGCGACGAGAGCGACGAGCGTGAGCAGGTAGCTGAGGGCGACCCACTGAACACTGCCGGCACTGGCACCGAACTCCTTCTGCATCGGAGGCAGTGCGAGTGACACGATGCTCGCGTCAAGCTGTCCCATAAAGGCGCCCGCGCACACGGTGGCAACCGCGATCCAGTGCGCCCTCGGGGATGCGCGCACCCATGACGCGGCGGGACGTTCCCGAAACGCGCGTAAGACCGCAGTTCCGAGGATAATGAGGGATACCGCCCAATCTCAGTGGAATGTACGTGTGCGGGGTGAACTACCTGCAAAAATCAAGGCCCTACGAGCGTATCAATAAATGTCTGTCACCGACAGACTGTGTGATGAATGCCGAGCGAACTTTTGGTCCGTCGCGCTAGCGGACCCACGCTCTGACGGTAAGGTACGCACATGCCGCGCCCTACTTCTAGCACCGCAGGTCTGACCGAGGTCATCACCAAACTTCGCCGAGCGCTGCGTACCAGCATTCGCACGGAGTATTCGTGGGAGTCGCTTCCGATGGCCCAGGTGGAGTTGATGCAGACCCTTGCCGAGGCGGGGGAGCTCAGAGTCGGCGATCTTGCCGACGTCATGCTTCTCGCGCCTAACACAGTCAGCAGCCTGGTGCGACAGGCGGTGACTTCAGGTCGCGCCGAGCGAATCAAGGATCCCGAAGACGGCAGGGTCGCGATAGTGCGTCTCACTAAAGATGGCAGCGCCCAGTTGCGGGCGTGGATGAAGGCGCACGAGTCGCGCCTCGGCGTCGCCCTTGCCGAACTCAGCGCAAAGGATCGTTCCGACGTACTCAAAGCGATCGGCGCGCTGGATCGACTGACTGCCAAGCTAAACGAACTCAAGTAGCACACACTCAATTCTGGAGATGGCACATGGGGCGAGAGCCGGCTGATCGATCACCGCGAAGCAGAAACGCCACCTCGCGGGAGCTCGAAAAGGCGGCGCTGACTCTGCTCAAAAAGGACGGCGTGCTTGCCGGGCTCAATCTGCGTGAGGTCGCCGATCTTGCGGGGGTCAATCGCGGCCTTGTCTATCACTACTTTGGTTCTCGTGGAGAACTTCTGAGGGCGGCCCTACGCCGTGACAGCGAACGCCGTTCCGACTCGTACCGTGTGGATCCGCCCGGGAGGACCGTGGTCAAACGGATCGAACTATGGACTCGGATGTCCATGAAGTACGCCGAGCAACTACGCCTCGTGGCGATACTGCTGCTCGATGGTGGTACGCGTGTGCGGTTGATGCCTCGGCGCGACGTAACTCAACATGAGTTACAGGACGATCAGGAGGCGGGGGCAATCGGGCCCAACGTCGATCTCATAGCGCTGCACGCGCTCCTACAGGCACATGGAATCGGGTATGCCATTACCCGTACTCAGCTCGCCAAGGAGTTCGGTATCGGCGTCCGCGACCTAGACGCGCGCATGGTGGAACTGATGGAGCGCATCGCGGTCGGGCTCGAATCGGACCGCGACTAGGTCCCGTCACTGCAATTAGTATCGGGGAATACGGGTTGGCGCGCTTCCGGCTTACCGGGAGGTGATGCCGGCAATCAATGATTTCGGCTAGAAGAAACTGTTGACGATATGCTAACGTGTCTGTCACAGACATTATCGCACGAAAGCGGACCGCTGCTAGATAGCCAATCGCGCTGACTAAAGGGACCAACCGTCCCCGCGTATACCTCCACTGAAGAACAAGGCAACAAACTAAACGGCAGTCTGCCATGCAAGTCCGATATACGCGATTGGGAGTCAACGTGTTAGCCCGGCCAGTTGAGAGTGGGCCAAGTGCGGTTGCCACGCTGGGCACCGACGATCTCTGCAATTGAAAGGCCTCATTAAATTGCTGTTTCCGATGTCGCCAAAGGCAGCCGACTTGCACAAACGATTGCTGGCCTTTATGAATGACCATGTGTATCCGGCGGAATCCGTGTCGGAGCACCGGAAACGTGTTGAGAAATCCGCAGCATGGGATGAACCTCCCGTACAGGCGGAGCTAAAGGACCAGGCTCGCGGTCAAGGGCTGTGGAACTTGTACATGGATGCGGGCGCAGGCCTAAGTCACCTCGACTACGCGCAACGCCCGACTCGGTCAACATGGTGATGCTGGAGGCGGTGGCCAACGACGATCAACGCAAGCGGTGGCTTGAGCCGATGCAGAACGACGAATTCAAGTCAGCCTTCGCGATGACTGAACCAGATGTCGCCAGCAGCGACGCGACGAACATTTCATGTTCGATCGCCCGCGATGGCGCCAACTACATCCTTAACGGGCGCAAGTGGTACATCAGCGGCACGATGAACCCGCGATGTGAGGTCCTGTTCGTCATGGGAGTGACCAACCCGGACGCGCCGCGCTATCAGCGGCAGTCGATAATCGGCGTGCCGATGAAGGCGCCGGGTGTTGAGGTTGTCCGCCCCATGACGGTGTTTGGCTACCCGGGCGACCAGGCCGAGATCGCTTTCACCGACGTCAAAGTTCCGGCTGCCAACCTGCTTGGGTCCGAGGGCCAGGGTTTCAAGATCGCGCAGACTCGGCTCGCGGCCGCTCGCCTGCATCATTCGATGCGTCTGGTCGGCCTTGCCGAGCGAGCGCTCGAGCTAGCCTGTGCCCGAGGCGCGCATCGGGTTGTCTTCGGTGCCCCGTTGAGTCAGGTGGGGACCTTCAGAAATCAGATTGCGGAGTGTCGGCTCCTAATAGACCAAGCCCGTTTGGTCACCCTGCAGGCGGCAAGCACGGCCGATGAACTTGGTACTGCGGCCGCCCAAAGCCACCTGGCGATATCGAAGGTCGCCGCTACCCGCATGGCGGTCGCGGTGATAGACCGAGCGGTCGGCATGCACGGCGCGAAGGGCGTTTCGCAGGACACGCCGCTGGCGCGGTGGTGGGCCCGCGCGCGCGGCCTGCATATTGCGGACGGGCCGGAAGAGGTCCACCTAGAACTGCTCGCCCGAGCCGA
This region includes:
- a CDS encoding acetyl-CoA acetyltransferase, whose amino-acid sequence is MSSHGIKDRVAIIGMGCTKFGERWDASTSDMVVDATNDAFASAGISKDAIDAYWLGTLASGFSGMTLSSALKLDYKPVTRVENFCASGSESFRNACYAVASGAYDVVMAVGVEKLKDSGYSGLAYGGPPTNGTATTLTAPARFSMLGPAYANKYDVKREDFKQAMTHVAWKNHFNGARNERAQFQAEVPESKIAAAPPIAGDLGVFDCSGVSDGAAAAIIVRAEDAHNYTDNPLYVKALSFAAGPGTGTYDQSYDYTTFEEVVRSAKDAYQQAGVTSPSDDLMMAEVHDCFTPTELVLMEDLGFSTRGATVKDTMNDRFTLTGDLPVNPDGGLKSFGHPIGASGLRMLFECWLQLRGEAPENRQIKEKGLRYGLTHNLGGGPGECVSFVSVVGAEKG
- a CDS encoding MFS transporter encodes the protein MRASPRAHWIAVATVCAGAFMGQLDASIVSLALPPMQKEFGASAGSVQWVALSYLLTLVALVAPVGRVSDWLGRKSVYVYGFGVFTVASLLCALAPNLTTLIIFRVLQAVGAAMLQANSVALIATAVPRDSLSKAIGVQGAAQAIGLALGPTVGGLLVSLGDWRLIFAVNIPFGIIGITAGWFLLPQSQSLAERTRFDRLGLALFVPSIVLLVLALSFVGHPGIAALWPIAGGALALTIGAVFLVRSRRTPHPLIDLRLFASRTFSTGIVSGLLSYAVLFGVLFAVPMASAHLQSAATTGLVLTILPVTLALVAPIAGYLGDRNGPRLVTSIGMLIAAIGLALIGALGSSLWGLIVGLVVLGIGSGVFTPANNASIMASAPRRQSGAASGILNMTRGLGTAFGVTAATLAVGYAAGAADLARGMSIAMYGFCVAALVAALACVFGGGARRT
- a CDS encoding MarR family winged helix-turn-helix transcriptional regulator, which translates into the protein MPRPTSSTAGLTEVITKLRRALRTSIRTEYSWESLPMAQVELMQTLAEAGELRVGDLADVMLLAPNTVSSLVRQAVTSGRAERIKDPEDGRVAIVRLTKDGSAQLRAWMKAHESRLGVALAELSAKDRSDVLKAIGALDRLTAKLNELK
- a CDS encoding TetR/AcrR family transcriptional regulator, whose product is MGREPADRSPRSRNATSRELEKAALTLLKKDGVLAGLNLREVADLAGVNRGLVYHYFGSRGELLRAALRRDSERRSDSYRVDPPGRTVVKRIELWTRMSMKYAEQLRLVAILLLDGGTRVRLMPRRDVTQHELQDDQEAGAIGPNVDLIALHALLQAHGIGYAITRTQLAKEFGIGVRDLDARMVELMERIAVGLESDRD
- a CDS encoding acyl-CoA dehydrogenase family protein encodes the protein MANDDQRKRWLEPMQNDEFKSAFAMTEPDVASSDATNISCSIARDGANYILNGRKWYISGTMNPRCEVLFVMGVTNPDAPRYQRQSIIGVPMKAPGVEVVRPMTVFGYPGDQAEIAFTDVKVPAANLLGSEGQGFKIAQTRLAAARLHHSMRLVGLAERALELACARGAHRVVFGAPLSQVGTFRNQIAECRLLIDQARLVTLQAASTADELGTAAAQSHLAISKVAATRMAVAVIDRAVGMHGAKGVSQDTPLARWWARARGLHIADGPEEVHLELLARAELGRLA